A window of Daphnia pulicaria isolate SC F1-1A chromosome 4, SC_F0-13Bv2, whole genome shotgun sequence genomic DNA:
gggaattattattatacacacacacaaaagattcATCGACTTTTTATGATGATCGTCCTTTTAGCAGTTGAGAGTCTCCTAGAGATTTCCCCTAGATCAGaggggaaatttttatttattcaagatGAGTCACGTTccacatttgttttgttttttcggtgagaaaaaaaaagaaaaacgatcggTCGTTTTTTTGTCGGATTCAGCCCTTTATTGCCGTGTACTTGTCGttgttcccctttttttccaccgAAAAGGCGGCCGAACATCATCAAGTAGTTTTTTCCCTTGGTTCGTTTAGAGAAATCGAGGATGCGGAACGTCTTTTGAGGGGTGTGTCTCGTTTCCACCAACTCCCCCTTTtctctccatcatcatcatctgtgTGCGCGAAAGCGATTACGATTATAGCCAGCAAATTGTTGTAGAAATGGTCGCTAGATGGCGATGATAATGACTTGACAAatcgaccgctagatgtcgcTGGCGATTGACAGCTGGAAGCACATTTGAGAAGGAGGAGGGACGGACTTGatttcaaaaaagtaaaaaaattcaccCGCAGGGGGTATCGGTCCTCTAGCCGTCTCGCACTTGTTTTCTCTTACTACgtggtttttttctgttcccttttctcttctctcttccgttcttcttcttcttcttcttcttgttcgtcCTATCATTCCCCTTCAGCTGAACAACTGAGCGCCGCCATCCACAAGTCGCCACCACCAGCGCCATCATGGCCAACCAGCCCAACCAGCAGCCAGTTGGTAAAAGGTAGTCGGCCAACACAAGAGTGTAGCGTCAACGTGTTGCTAACTCGTCGGGGGCGAAaccattttttcgaaatatttatttcttcttcaacttgtgtgtgtgtgtcttgtctGATCGACATTGCTCAAATTGTCgacatttttcattcttttgacAGCAACAAGTTTATTCACCCAAAAAGTGTGATCGCGCCATGTTTCAACAGTGTGCCTCGTGTGTGTGAATTTTGGTGGCTAcgagtttatttcttttttcgtttgacagtgaacaaaatttggtgttttttttttatttagaaattgTTGAGTTGTGAGTGTGTTTGTGAGCCTTAGTGTCTTGGAAATCTCCCCAAaaaggattttcttttttaagtttgacacatttccgcctCAGGTAAGGAAATCAGACCGCGCCACTTGCAGTTGTATATACGAAATGTGTTTCTGctacatttttgtgtgtgtgtgtttgattgtctattttttcccatttgaaaTGGCGTGTGTTGTGCAGAGTGATACACTAACGGGTTGATTTCCATATGGGGTCGACCGTTGGCCACCACCACTGCTGCTGCGTAGAGAAAATGTTACGAcaatcgaaaaaatgtttgtgttgGTGTCCCTTTTAAACTTGTTATCCTATTTGGAGATATTTTCTCTCGAATCTTTTATTTCTACCAATATGGCGTACACACACATAACGAGTTTTTTCTCGGCCCTACCCACCACCACACggccatttttttccttcgacAACGGTCACTCGAGGGGGGCCCTACATGTGCCGGCCATATGGGGTCGACCTTGATTCTCTtctcttgtttgtttcaaacatCCAGcggaagttttattttttcgacggATGGGGGACCcgttttttttcatgaaatatGATCATCTCTCTTTCACCCCCAgcagaaaaattattatttttaattttaaaagtagaaCGCCGGTcaggtcgtcgtcgttggtcgaggttttgattattttatttttcgactcGGTTTCTGTGTCGTATCGGTCAGTTAATCAGTTGGGAAACGGACCGCACGGCCGTTGCTTATTTATCGGGATTGTGTCTGATGTGTCTGTTTGAGGTAAATGGGGCGTGGCCAGTTGCGAGGTGGagaaacacagacacacacacacgaaaatgatttcgacgGCGTGTTTTTGGCTACTGCCCTTATGGCCGACTGGTGTAAAATAGCCACCGTCtattttactttgaaaaaaaaagtagagcaTCCGCCGCTCCTTTTCggtgcggatggatggataccAGCTGTACACTACCCCCCACACCCACACACATTTTTTCCAGATAAAAGTTGAACCATGTTTCTTACAAGTGAAATTACAAACCActtggagaaaagaaaagaaagaaacaagttgATATAAACCAGACGCGCCAGACGCCAAAAATATGTTTCTTATGATTCATGATTGGTTAGAGTGAGGAAAAACGAGGCCAAACGGATaatgaacacattttttttttcctttattattCTCTTCGAGTGTGTTGTGCgcaaaaattattcttttttaaaaaagaataaaagaaaaattttgttctgtTCCCCCGACTGCGCACTTACCGTTACCAGCCGCAGTGTGTTACGGAGTTAGCGCGTGaacaaaatggaagaagaagaagaaacagcacGTAGCtgcacttttcttcttcttcttttatttttattgaatttcctcttttttttttttctgtgtgaatttattcttttttttttcgtagcgACTAGCGACACAACAAACAGCTGACCGACCGACCGAGAACGGTTTGTGTCGTCGTTACGGAAGCACGATGAACCCGGTCCCGCgtccgatttttatttttattttattttattttctatttttttgggttgttgcatCGTGGCGTGCCCATGggtttatatatttttgaaaaaataaaaaaaatccttgaaCTTGGTTGCGTTTCGGCTCGCTAGGTGGCCACGTTGACTCAATCACCGGCGGCGCCCCCCACCAAAACTGGCGGGCGCCTTctaatctttttctcttttttcccagcTGGTAAAACTTATAAGATAGGGGCtagacttttctttcttttttttccaccgatagcgtgtgtgtgtgtgtgactgtgaAGCCCCACGTGTGTCAGTAGTAGTTAGGAGTTGTTTGACTGTCACAGTCCTTGGGTGAGCCCCGTCGTTTCAAAGTCTCTTTTCTCGGCACACACATTTTCTACTTGGCAGTTGCAATTTCTCTCGTGTGTTttctgtgttttattttctatttgatcaATCTGGAAGTTTGTGTGCGTTGTGAGCCCGTTTTGGAATATCGAAAACAATTGACGATATAGTGTCCCGTTTTTTCCCGCCAAAAACTAACACCAGAAACCAGTTGGATTTGACACATCTCACACACGAAGGAGCGCCATCTTTTTcgcgtttgttttgttgttgatgtgcGCCATTTTTTCGGTCGGTAGCGAAATCATTCAGGtgagaaaacacacacacactcgaagCTATCGAGatgcttcaatttcttttatgaatagaagaaaaataagaccgACAGACCGTGGtggaaaaacatttcacaCGACGGATGGGCTACTAATCGGCCATTCAATCGTCTCACTCGACTtggcaaagaaaaaggaaaaaacaatcgATCGAATTCcggatttcatttttctattttccccattcaaaaaatttatatttacctTGAGAAAAGATCAGAAAGaacaaatggatgaaaagagaccctcctcttttttctttccatcttttttggtCACGCACTCCAAAAAAACATTCTCTCCGCCATTGTTCTTAACTTTCTTGCGTccacttttcttccttctcccgccaaaaaagttgaaacattttttaaaaacaacattttgaacggttgtgtgtgtatatatttagGGGTTGTttcgaaacatttcaaaaacctATCTGACAGCAGcagaaaaatagttttattttattttccactcAAATGGAGAGTTGAGGGGGaggtttttttgaatttattacgGAAACTACTACAACCACTACCACTTCTTTtgtagagagggggggggacgGAAGCTTTATTTCTAGACCTGTGtggaacttttatttttaaatatttcattttctacctggggttaaataaaaagatagtAGAAGAGAGACTCTTTGGGGTTCATccagcaagagagagaaaaagggggcGACCTGATTAGTGTGAAGGGGGGGAGAAAGAAGGTGGtgtagtgggggggggggatagatgAAAGGAGATTTTGTTCACCTTGCAGGTAAAATGCCTTGAAGgcatgtcttcttcttcttcttctcctttcatcCCGAAAGaagcacaagaagaagaaataatataaaaaaggagCCTCCGAGTGGTTGTTTCCAACTTGTGCATGTGCCTTCCGGGTGGGTTTCCATCCACACACATTCCTCAACTCTCTCTCGGTTGCTTTAACACACGGCCAAAgagattttttccttttttccaacGTAGTATATacaacacacagacagacaacctttttcttcttcttcttcttttatactcTCGGATGTTTCGTCAAAAAATCAGACGCGCCCAGTTGGTTCGCAGTCGCCAACCGATCCGGTTGTTGGCCCGTCTGGCATCCATCGAGAGTTaagatttgtgtgtgtgtgtttccagtttttttttggtcttttgaccatttttagacacaaaacaaATTGGTTCAAAggggttttttgggggggtgttGGTTGACTAATTGTGGACGAGGTgtgacgcacacacacacactcgagtGTGCGGAATGACTCGGATGACTCTGTCGAAATGCGTCTGCTGAGAACTTGTTGCGTTTGCCAATGTCGTAGCGGCTCGAGGAGTCCTCGTCATCACCGTAAACgaaggaaaaggagaaaaagtggcggcggtggccgtcacggtggtggtgggagTAGCGATCGAGAGTCGGTCAGTGGGAGTGAAACCGGAGGAGTTGTTGGTGGAGCTGTCGTTGCGGCGGCATCGGctgcagcacagcacagagcGGAAGCAGTCGATCAACAGCGGACGAGTGGCGGTGGCAGTCGACGGTCCGGTGGCGGGAGTAAACGCCGCCAGCGTGCTACTTACCGCTACGAGGTGGTCTATCGTCGTGAAGAGTTCAGTCACGACTATTTGGACCATCCAGAaatagacgaagaagaagaacaagtccaaaaccgccaccaccaccagcaactCCCGATATTCCGGCCGGTGCCGGAAGGACAGCCAACCGATTCGCAAccactgcagcagcagcagcaacaacaacaacaaccgtctGCAGTCGTTCCGTTCCAGTCGGCTGATTACAGCCTTTTGAGCAATTACGGACGGCTGGAGGATTTTCATCCGCCAGCTCTCCACAGTGCCGTTCATAGCTGGGAGCAACAACAACGTCaaccaccacaacaacaacaacaacaacattcgtGCTATAACGATCAACCTCTATATCAGAATTTCGGTGGTacttagttgttgttgtccatcttcttttttatttttactacggaaaaaattcgattccggcccccttttttttttggtcagcCCAGGAACAACTGACACCATTTCTGAGCACTTCGTGCTGTCCGGTTAAGAGTAGAGAgcgagtagagagagagaggtggcGAGATGTTTGTTGGCAGGTGGCAGCACCGATTTAGGCCTCTTGAAattacctttttattttattttttaacaaaatcttttttttttttttttcgttttttaactagcaacttttattaataataaaacgcAAAAAATAACGGGAGTGGCGGTCGCATTCGAACGTGCCCAGatgtttcattcttttttttttttggcagacgcgaaagaaaaattttgttttattttttcgggaaactaaaaaattacaaatttatttatttattttgacagGTGGATTGACGAAGGATTTACGCGAGTACCTGACGACTCGCTTTGCTAAAGGCTCTGTGGACCATGAGCTGCAGACGACCATTCGAGACAACTTGTACCTGCGGACAGTGCCCGTGACGACTCGGCCGAGGCGGCCAGGAGAGACGGACGGACTTGACTACACTTTTCTCAGTTTGGAGCAATTCCGGCTGCTGGAAAAGAACGGATCGCTGCTCGAAAGGGGCATTTATGACGGTAAAAGAAATTCCCCCCAACTCCAACTCCGCATTCCGCAATCGATAATTTTTGCCTTAATTCAAGCGCGACGGTCCGATGGATGGACGATAGTAATTGGCATTTCGGGCTTCTGCCTTTTAAGACCCTCTATAGATGGAATTAAGTCTTACGCATGCGGCTCTTCTTATCTCTCCCTACAAAAACCCCTTCCGCTCTAGCACGTTTGAATGGCTTCTCTTCCGGATGGGATTTCATTGATttaacctcctcctcctcctcgttcACCCTCCGTCCCACCTACTGAGCAAATATTTCTCCTCTTTCGGGAattctttttgaaagaaacatTCAACAACCGCCTATGACTTTACTACGGCGACATTTGATCCGGCCGCCGCATGCTGATGAGTGTTGCAACCCAaccagaatagaaaaaaacaacaacgagataaaataataaatacaagacaagaaagaagagaatgaaATACACGCCCCAATCGTGGTCGGCTTCTTTGCCGAGATCGACCGCCCGCCGTGCACTGGGCCGCATTGTCGCTACTCCGCCGGTTCTCTTACGGCGCGCCAGGAGGAGATCCTTTTCCGACCTCTACACGACGACGCCTTTCGATTCCGATAACTTTGCCACCGACTCGGCCAGCCTCTTGCAGTTACTAACAACCGACGATGACCCCAAACTaaccttctcttcttcttcgactacTTCTTCTACTACTTCGACTAATGACGTCACAACTGCCAATCGCACTCTATCCGCACTCAATCCCGTTTTCTTAAACTCACGATGGTCGACAGGTAGTTTGGTCGCTTTGAGTTGTCATTGTGTGTTTGTGGGTCCGGTACAACTCGCCTCTTTGTCGTCCATCCGCTTCTTTACACAACAGTCCAGTCCAACAATCCGGTCCAGAAatgttgattgattgaattttgGTTGATCTAATTTGTGTacggttttgttatttttagggAATTATTACGGGACGCCGAAACCTCCGTTGGATTCCCCGTTGGTCTTGCCATCGACACCTTTAGCCCAGTCATCGACGACAGCGTTGCTccagcacaacaacaacaacaacttgccgtcgagtggtggtggtggtaccaCTTCATCATCGTTGCTCTTGTTGGCCGGAGCACATCCCAGCTCGGAGGGTAAACGTCGACGAAACCGCTCGAATGTGGAAGCGATGGCCGCCGCACAGAACGACGGCGATCCAGACCCCAGCAATTGCAGcggtggaggaggaggcctTGACCACCAACCTGTCCACTCTTCGATGCAGCATCTGAATCCATCGCAGAGGATGGGCGGCGGTGCtaacggaggaggaggagctccCATCTGCAACAACAGCATAGGAGGCAGCAATAATAACATGTCGATTCCCAGTTACAGAGAAGATGGAGGTGGCGCCATGGGCGGATTATCCGAAGCCGAATTGGGACCCCTTCCGCAAAATTGGGAGAAGGCCTACACGGAACGAGGCGAAGTCTATTTCATCGAGTAAAACAATTATAAACATTTAATTCCGGATGATCTGAatgattcaatttatttttaataacagCCATAATACTGGAACGTCTCAGTGGCTGGACCCGAGACTGTCTAAAATCCAGAAAAAGTCGCTGGAAGAGTGCGCCGAAGACGAGTTGCCTTACGGCTGGGAGAAGATTGACGACCCGACGTACGGCACGTACTACATCGACCACGTCAATCGCAAAACGCAGTACGAGAATCCGGTGACGCAGGCCAAGAAAGGCGGAAGCAGCGAGCCTGGAACGGGCAGCAGTCCGCCAGGGCCTCCAGGAGGATTACCCACTGGCAACGCCAGCAGTACAGATTCCGGCAACAGCACCTACCCTCGCCTCaagaaacaacagcaacaacagcagcaacaacaacaatcgaaCGAGAGCGGCGGagtcggaggaggaggacacaATGGCAACAACCAACCGCCGGCCCCATTACCCAAACGCTCCAATAGTGAGTCCAGATTAAATCTCCACGGTTACGGAGGTAACTGGCGCTCTCTTTTTCTatcattaacatttttttcccgttcgtgattttttatttcatctaaTATTGTTTCGGGTGGATTGGactagttttaaaaattttccgtTCTGACCCGGAATTCCGAactaaactattttttaatagtcgcctcgtgaaaaattttcggtttaggaggaaaaaaatataacccGATGCtgagcggagagagagagagagtggcaataatatcaataactattaacatttttgtgctttttaaaaaaaagtgccgatTGTTTCGACCTCAATTTGGTCGGAGGGGGTTGAGAGAACCAGATGAAATGTAACTTGGTGTTTAATGACGCGAGGGTATGGCGGACGAAAAGGTTTGGGGATTTTTATTTCGTCTGGTCGTTACGTCAGCCATTCGAGACGGGCTCACGCAAGTTCCGCTCTCTAATAACATTCTCGggacccctttttttgttttcgtcttttcctttttacacGTTTCCAGCAACAATTTGGTTTTCCAGCTACCAAATGGGTTTGTGTTGGCTCGGTGATTAACAATTGGTTCTCATTTTAACCGTCTACACCCAACGGTTTTTTTCCTCAACAATTCGACGACGTTAAaccaaattcttattttattttttgattttattttatttgtctcAGGTTACAACCGGCCGTTCTTCACGAGAAATCCGTCCGAGTTGCAGGGCGAGCGGATCTGTACGACGTTGCTCAAATCCAACCGCGGACTGGGTTTCACCATCGTTGGCGGTGACGACAGCGAGGAAGAATTCCTCCAGATCAAATCGGTCGTTCCGCACGGACCCGCCTGGGTCGACGGACGCCTACAGACGGGTAATTATAGAACTTATTCCTTCCCGCTTCCACccacacacgaaaaaaatatGTGATGAATCATCCGattgtgaaaaaagaaaaattccgctTTCCTCCATTGGTGGGCATCAACACCCGCATGTTGTTGACGGTTGTGGTCCCGAAGTTCTCCTCGGccaaacaccaaaaaacaaatttggaaccgcccactttttcccctttgataaatgttttattgttgTGCGATTGTTACATCAGTTGAGAAATGTGTTGCGTTTCATCTTCTTATCTTTTGGAAATTTTCTGtttcgatttgatttgataaaaATCCAGGCGACGTTTTGGTGTACGTGATGGATCAGTGCGTTCTGGGCTACACCCACCACGATATGGTGAACATGTTCCAGTCTATAGCGCCGGGCCAGGCCGTTGCGTTGGAAGTCTGTCGAGGATATCCTCTGCCCTTCGACCCGAACGATCCCAACACGGAGATTGTCACCACCGTGGCCGTTGCCCAGCAGGACGGCAACAAGGGGCCGTCTCGTCCCGGAAGTGCCGACCTGCTCATGCATCAGGGCTCCTCTTCATCcgagcatcaccaccaccaccaggatAATAACGACATGGCTCACCGATTTGACggtgagaaaaaataagaattcaaaatatatccatccatccattcccGGAATGGATGggaaagaggaaattttttttctaaattcttcaatttatttattttgaacaaatAACCAACAATTGCGGATGTTTTTTGGTTGGTGTCTTGGTTATAACAGGTGATGAATACGGCGATGGCGGAGTCAACGGCAATCCATCAGGAGGCTCGATTGGCAAGGTTGAATTCCTGACGGTGCAAATTACCAAAGGTGCTATGGGATTTGGATTCACGATCGCTGACAGCGCCTACGGCCAGAAGGTCAAGACCATATTGGACAGGCCGCGCTGCAAGAATCTCCAAGAAGGCGACATCCTGGTTGACATTAACGGCATCAACATGAGACACATGAGTCACGGCGAAGTTGTCCaggtaaaatatataaaataaatataaaataaattggaGTGGAGGATGTTGtccagggaaaaaaaataagaaaataatcgCTCCTTTTGCGGTTGGACTTTGGAAACACAATTTCTCGGTATTCCCgttcgttatttttattttatttcattttttccgaCGCAGGTGCTGAAGGACTGCGCTTGGGGTCGCGAAGCGTCCATTACAGTCCAGCGTGGCGGAGCGGCAACGCCCACGAAAAACAAGTGGAAAAAGGGTGGAATTAAAGACCAggaccagcaacaacaacagccgccCGTCAGTCCGCGCAAACCCCCAGTCGGCGCTGGACTGTTTCGCAGTAAAACGCCCACGGCCGACCTTTACAGGTTTGTACcgaggaaaataagaaaaaaaattacatcatgttgttgttgttgttgttgttgttgttaatggCAGTTATTTACAGACAACATTGTGACACTTGATTGCCCactcatttgttttcttttcctttatttatatttttcacagCGCCCAGACGAAGGAAGTGGTGCCCATCAGACCGAAAACGCCACTGGTAGACACTCGCAACCGGCCCAAAACGCCTTCAATGGGAGTGGGCATGAGTGGCGGTCCGTCGTCTCAGCCGTCGTCACTGCCGGATCATTTGGAACAGCACCGGGAAATCAACCGGACACCTGTCAACGCTCTGGCGGAGCAGTTCCAGAACGGCATGAACTTCCAGGACAATAACGGAGTGGTGGGAGGTTAcaacagccagcagcagcagcaacggaacATGATGAATCGAAGTCGAAGTCCAGGCAGAGAACTGGACTCGCATCCGTCGATGCAGATGCACTACGAGAACGGTCTGCCGCCGGACGCTGGCTACGGTGGCATGCCCAACGGTTACCCACCGGCTTACGAGTCCGACTACGGCCGGATGGGTCAACCCTCTCGCAATGCCCGTTCCGATCCTTACGCTCCTAATCCTTACACCGGTGGATCTTACTCCATGGACGCCTCACGTCCAATGGATTACGGGTACcaagaaatcaatttaaattcatttgaatctttttaataattttgtttcattccgTCAACAGTTACGGCTATTCAGGAATGAATGGACCGAACGTTCCGGATTATCCGGAAGAGAACCTGGGCCAGTTCCACCGTCAGGATTCCGGCTACGGCACTCAACCGCAGTCGGTGGTTGTGGgttacagcaacaacaatagcaacagcagcaacaacctcCTCCGTCAGAATGCTGGGCCGGGCTCGTTTGCCCCGCTCAAAGAAGGCACCAGCTTCGATCACGAATTGTCGTCGTATCCGCCCAGCATGTCGACTGGCGGCCGTCCGGATGTGGCGATGAGGAGGCCGGGTCCCAACAGCGTCAACAGCagcggcggtggcggtggcggAGGAGTAGGTGGAGGTGGAGGAGGCAATCCAGCAGTCAATTCGTCGTTGGGTCAGCAATCGCTGCCGCCGCCCGGCGAGTGGATGGAAATGAACGTGACGCTCTTGAGGCACGAAACGGGTTTCGGCTTCCGCATCGTCGGCGGCACGGAAGAAGGGTCGCAGGTCTCTATCGGGCACATAGTTCCGGGCGGAGCGGCCGATCTCGACGGCCGGCTCCGAACCGGTGACGAAATCTTGGCCGTCGATCTGATGTCGGTCGTTCACACATCTCACCACCACGTCGTCCAGCTGATGGGCGCGGCCGCTCTCAACGGCCGAGTTTCCATCACGGTTCGGCGCTGGATACCCCTCCATCCGTCGTCCATCTCCCCACAAGGTAAAAGACTatacaaaatttggccaattcAAACTCCCCccgaagaaaaatagaaatgggaTCAATCGACTTGTTTTGAATGAATTGATAAGTCACGCCTTTGCTCTCGATTGTGTTTGACCCACATAGATACTGGGTATCCGGGCGGAGTTGGCGACGGCAGCGGCCTGATTTACCCGTACGACGTGACTGTGGTGCGTCGCGAGGATGAAGGTTTCGGCTTCGTCATCATCTCGTCGGTGACGAAGGGCGTCTCGTTCATCGGCCAAATCATCCCTGACAGCCCGGCCAAGCGCTGCTCTCAGCTGCACGTTGGCGACCGCATTTTGGCCGTCAATCACCACGACATATCGAGGCTTCACCACGGCGATATTGTCAACCTCATCAAAGATTCCGGCTACACCGTGACGCTCACCGTCGGACCTCCTCTGGACGACACCGCCTCCAGCAACGCCTCCAACTCTCACCGGGtaagtttctttttgctttctcTCATCGGGGGCGATCTCTGATTATCTAGACCGTCCATCATCTACTATAAAAACAACGTCAAACGTTATTATTTGATGCCAAATAAAGACTGCGGCCCAATTGAtctgacatttttatttgtaatcatTTTGTTTGGTGACGcttaaattaattcattcaaatgatttttttttttaaacaaaacaaaacacatttaATATCTAAACCATAAATAATTGAATGATTAACGGGGTGGGTTTGGTGTTGGTTAACACGATTTTGCCTGCCGTTTTttgtttatgtgtgtgtgcttttgTTTGAATCTGCTtatctaaattttatttttaaacattttttttttctcttctctgccACTCTGCCACTTCCTGCCTCTTTCTGTCGCTtcctatttcattttgtttctttacaaaaaaaaagtcttccgATGCCATGGTAACCGCCCAAGCCTTGCCTGCTCCTCCTGCTAGTGACGGTACTAGGAGCCCCAgcaggtattttattttattttatgttttattctttttttctatctttctttctttttatgaaaaaacaaaactacaaatatttttttcttcctttgggTCTTTTTATTCCGTTTGCCCGAGGCATTTATCAaacttgtttcatttgatttgatatcGGGAAAAAacgttgaaaaatatttttacagtCGCTTGACCCTTTCTTCGTTCGAATCGAGTCATATTTGGTTATGAGCGATCTCCCTCTTTCGCTCCAGTCATTAATTATTCATGAGGGACCAACCGAAAAAAGATTCCGATTCTAGATTTTTCCGACTCGATTTCTTGGAACTCATTAGCCGCCCGCCTGATTATCCAGGAACCTTGACAACAACACaaagtcaacaacaacaacaacatcaaaattcattttttttcctcctcctgtgGGCATTAATTGATAAAAGATGcggacaatttttgttttcttaccctgaactaaaaaaacaaaaaacaaattggtcgcgcttttttttttcgtttgccgTTGGACTCGTCAATGTCTTAATCACGCCTTTTTTACACGAATAAAAAGACCCAAACAAATGCGTAATTAAGACGTCTTGAATAACTCCAccatcttttattctttttctactttcttgcattttattttatttatttttccttatggctttttgtttgaatgtgGCTTTATTTGCTGATGGGTTCATGGTTTTTACAGAATTGACGCTTATCACCAACAATATGCCTACAACCAGGAAGATCAGATCGATGGGCCGATGATTGTAAGTTTTCCTTGTCCCCCATCCGGCCGTcgtcacatttttattttattttttgttattattatcattattattttcaacagAAATTTTTACTGATTTTGTCACGCTGgattaatttaattgttttaaatttta
This region includes:
- the LOC124336863 gene encoding membrane-associated guanylate kinase, WW and PDZ domain-containing protein 1-like isoform X4, yielding MLMNNRPSSVVPGPSSSSSANTTGNLSHHHHHQQQQQHWSCEYRSHTLTHLARLLPDETVLQNVLSEAVSGGSEYGQLIVISADLFRAHWLHIEAEKDADPAIQQNNHNTFLAILDVDGRPVSGFTRRDFLAWLIHRLVHHHHHHHNQQQQTDINSGGVQLTTAPLTGGLTKDLREYLTTRFAKGSVDHELQTTIRDNLYLRTVPVTTRPRRPGETDGLDYTFLSLEQFRLLEKNGSLLERGIYDGNYYGTPKPPLDSPLVLPSTPLAQSSTTALLQHNNNNNLPSSGGGGTTSSSLLLLAGAHPSSEGKRRRNRSNVEAMAAAQNDGDPDPSNCSGGGGGLDHQPVHSSMQHLNPSQRMGGGANGGGGAPICNNSIGGSNNNMSIPSYREDGGGAMGGLSEAELGPLPQNWEKAYTERGEVYFIDHNTGTSQWLDPRLSKIQKKSLEECAEDELPYGWEKIDDPTYGTYYIDHVNRKTQYENPVTQAKKGGSSEPGTGSSPPGPPGGLPTGNASSTDSGNSTYPRLKKQQQQQQQQQQSNESGGVGGGGHNGNNQPPAPLPKRSNSESRLNLHGYGGYNRPFFTRNPSELQGERICTTLLKSNRGLGFTIVGGDDSEEEFLQIKSVVPHGPAWVDGRLQTGDVLVYVMDQCVLGYTHHDMVNMFQSIAPGQAVALEVCRGYPLPFDPNDPNTEIVTTVAVAQQDGNKGPSRPGSADLLMHQGSSSSEHHHHHQDNNDMAHRFDGDEYGDGGVNGNPSGGSIGKVEFLTVQITKGAMGFGFTIADSAYGQKVKTILDRPRCKNLQEGDILVDINGINMRHMSHGEVVQVLKDCAWGREASITVQRGGAATPTKNKWKKGGIKDQDQQQQQPPVSPRKPPVGAGLFRSKTPTADLYSAQTKEVVPIRPKTPLVDTRNRPKTPSMGVGMSGGPSSQPSSLPDHLEQHREINRTPVNALAEQFQNGMNFQDNNGVVGGYNSQQQQQRNMMNRSRSPGRELDSHPSMQMHYENGLPPDAGYGGMPNGYPPAYESDYGRMGQPSRNARSDPYAPNPYTGGSYSMDASRPMDYGYGYSGMNGPNVPDYPEENLGQFHRQDSGYGTQPQSVVVGYSNNNSNSSNNLLRQNAGPGSFAPLKEGTSFDHELSSYPPSMSTGGRPDVAMRRPGPNSVNSSGGGGGGGVGGGGGGNPAVNSSLGQQSLPPPGEWMEMNVTLLRHETGFGFRIVGGTEEGSQVSIGHIVPGGAADLDGRLRTGDEILAVDLMSVVHTSHHHVVQLMGAAALNGRVSITVRRWIPLHPSSISPQDTGYPGGVGDGSGLIYPYDVTVVRREDEGFGFVIISSVTKGVSFIGQIIPDSPAKRCSQLHVGDRILAVNHHDISRLHHGDIVNLIKDSGYTVTLTVGPPLDDTASSNASNSHRSSDAMVTAQALPAPPASDGTRSPSRIDAYHQQYAYNQEDQIDGPMIDGSEAYPPIEEDQLYAVELSRGTRGFGFSIRGGREFHNMPLFVLRIADNGAAAQDGRLRVGDQLIEINGISTKNMTHADAIELIKNGGMVVRLLLRRGNIAPPMGENGQMLSPSSTGSPTTPSGMMEMMRPNSSMAQPHHGSYGSNGPLSQLHQADSRMPNGIPVGHQQQQSQQQQQLQQQQQLQQQQQQQQQQQQQYTGPPPYMMGPRGMPNGGMRGHVPAPLNVPPSQRNLNGPLSHSSPRVIGAAGNVVGDYYWGS